The Dasypus novemcinctus isolate mDasNov1 chromosome 13, mDasNov1.1.hap2, whole genome shotgun sequence genome segment AGCCGGGACGCTCTAGGACCGCGCGCGGGGCGGAGGCGGGGCGAGGCGGGGGCGGAGCCTGCCCGGCccggggggcggggcgagggcggggcctgggcgcggCGCCGCTCGCGGGGTGCGCGGAGCTCACCCCTCCGCCCCGGCCAGTCCGGCGCGCGGCCCGCACCTGCTTCCCTGCCCTCGCCTGGGGCGCCGCGGCCATGCGGCTGGCGCTGCTCTGGGCCCTGGGGCTCCTGGGCGCCGGCAGCCCTCTGCCCTCCCGGCTCCCTAATAAAGGTGAGTTTGGGACGAGAGTGGGCCCGGGGCCATCCCGGAGGAGGCGCGGGGAAGTCGGGAGACTCCGGGGCACCGGACCGGGTTCGGCCGCAGACCTTGGGAGAGCCGGACCAGCGCGCGTCCGCCCCGGTCCGCTGTCCTGGGCCGAGGgcgatggggtggggagggaaggagggaggatgCTGGCGCTCCCTGCCGGGTCGGTCATCTGCGTGGTCCCGCGGGCGCTTTCGGACTCCCGGATCAGGCACGAGGGGTCCGGCCAGCGCCCCTGCAGGATCGCGGCAGAGGGTCGCCGCTCCCCAGCACTGACGTCTTCGCGGCTCTGGGCCTAGCTGACCGTTCCACCCGGTGCCAGGGCCCCGAGTGGACACGGTTCTTAGGGTTTGGCCAAGAGGATTCTTCCCGCCCCTCATCCCAGGCCCGGGCAGCCGGGTACCCTCGCCTTGGTGCTGATGCCACCAGAAGCCTGCCTGAGAGGGAGGGGGCCCGGGAGGAGCCAGGGGAGGGGAGAACTGGCCAGGAAAGAGGCCGGGACACCAGCTCCTCCTTGGAACTTTCACTTCCCGCTGCTGTCTTGGGCCAGGGGCCGAGAGGGCAGGCGGGGGTGGAGTGTCCGGAGGAGAGAGAGGGCCGTGGGGAGGGGGGCCGGGAGGAAGCGGAGGCTGTGCCGAGCGGGTGTGCCTGACTGGGCATGAGGGGTGTTTTAGGAGGTGGGGTGTTTGCACTGCTCACCCAGAGATGGGCGTTCCCTGCATCTCGATGTGAGGGAAGGGGCGGGTGAGTGGGCACAGGGCCACAGGCTTTGCCCAGTCCTGAGAGGGGGCGTTCCTGAGGGTGGGGGGCGGGTGGGAACAGGAGGAGGGTCCCCGTGAGAACCTGGGATTGGCCGCAGGGGCAACAGGCTGGGCAAACTGAAAGTCTTTCTCTGGGGACTGTGGATGCGTTGGTGGGTTGAAAGGGGCTAAACAGAAGCGCACCTCCCCACCCGCAGTAGTCTCCTGGAAGTCCCAGCATGCACTGCAGGAGCCCTTCAGCCAGAGAAGGGCCTTGAAAGAAGATGTGCTGGGAGCTGGGTGGGTGGGAGGACACCAGCCACCCCCAGCCCTGGTGCTGATTCTCCACACTCTCTTGGGGTGTTCTGGGGATCCTGCAGGTGGCACCGAGGAGCAGCAGGTGAGGCCGGAAAGGGCCCTGGGTAGGCCCTGGGAGCCCCAGGTCCTTCAGGACAACCTGACAGTCAGCCTAGCAGAGGTGCTTCAGGTGAGCCTCCTCACCCctctaataaataaatgcatctCCCCCTACCCACCCCCAGGTGTCTCAAAGCCAGAGCTTGGTTGAGGAGCAGGGTGAGTGGACGCCACGGTGGCAGGTCCATTCCAGGTCTAGCTCCCTCTCCCACCACACCCAGCACCTGGCTTCACTCATCCCCGCGTTCCTTCTGCAGATACATCTGTCTGCCTCGGCCCCATCCAACCCGTCCACCTCCACTGGGCAAATTCTGAGGCCACACTTGCTTTCTTCCTCTCGTGTTGTTGGGTTTTCTCGGTGGGGGGACTCCccccccctcccactccccattCTAAAGCTGAGTCAGAGGAAGGGCTGGGGCCTGCACTGGGTCCTCCACGATGCTTCCTCTCTGGGCAGGAAGCCGAGAAGGGGTGGTTCAGATACCTTCCTTGACCTCCCCACACAACCCCCCAGAACAATGCCCCAGGCCAGGCAGGGcttcctggcccctccctcaGGACCCCCCCACCAGTGATCTAATTGTTGGTACTCTCCTGAGAGCCATGAGGTTTCCTAGTTAGAGAGAGAAGGAGTTATGGGGAGGCCCAGGGAGGTGACATGCCCTCTGGTGCCCACAGACCAGTCTGCCCGAGGCCCTGCGGATCAAACTGGAGCTGGATGGTGAGAGTCATATACTGGAACTGCTACAGAATAGGTAATAATGATGGTGGTAATCATAACCGTATTGGCTAACGACTTACATAGCATTTACTAGGTGTCAggtaactcatttaatcctcacgacAACCCCATAGGGTAGATGCTATtgttatgtatttttattgtcctgaatttatagacaaagaagccgaggcacagagaggtaaagtaacttgctcaaggtcacacagctagcctGGCGGAAACCGGATCACCTGGACCCAGATAGCCTGGCTGAGTCTCTGTGGCTCTAACACTGTACTCTGCTGCTTCTGGGGGAAGCACACAGGCTGGGGGTTGCCTGGCATCCAGCCCCTCCTCTACCATCTCCAGGCCTCTGGGCCCGTCACTGCACCCGGAAGGCGACTCTGACATTgccctcctttttcttctttctccaggGAGCTCATCCCTGGCCGCCCAACCTTGGTGTGGTACCAGCCCGATGGCACCCGGGTGGTCAGTGAGGGACACACTCTGGTGAGTCAGGCCCCCGTGTGCCCTCTTCCTTAcctggggaaaggagggagggggcagctAGATAGGGCCGTCCCTGGAGGATCTGGAAGGGCACTGCACATCTTCACCAACAGGCTAGacccctgggttcaaatcctggcctaATCTTCGAGTTGACACTAATGTTTCCTCTGCTGTAGGAAAACTGCTGCTACCAGGGAAGAGTGCAGGGCCACACAGACTCCTGGGTCTCTGTCTGTACCTGCTCTGGGCTCAGGTACAGTGAGTGGGTGGACTCCCTGAaggtggagagagagaggggcGCCAGGCAGGGAGCTGAAGGGCTGAGCCTTCCTGCACCTTTTCCTAGGGGCCTGGTGGTCCTGTCCCCGGAGAGAAGCTATGCCTtagagctggagcctggggaccCTCAGGGTCCTCCCATCATCTCCCGGATCCAAGACCTCCTCCTGCCAGGCTACACCTGTGCCCTGAGGAGGCGTGCATCCCTGCCCACTCGGGCTCTGCCAGAGGTCCCCGTGGGACAGCGCCACATTCGCCGAGTGAGGATGAGTGCCAGGAGAGCTGGGCTTGGGTGGATACAGACCCTGGACCCTCAGAGCTATTTGTTAACAGTAACAATAGCTCCCACTAAGGGAGCAATCTCCATGTGCCGGGCACTTTGCGGGCATTGTCTCATTTATTCTTCCCAACAATCCTAGGAGGTAGGTGCTATCagtagctttattttaaaatgagaaaaccatTTCAGataggttaagtgacttgcccaaggccacacagctcatAAGAGTACATCTAGATTCAGACAGAGGTATTTGACTTAAACTCCTCATCTGTCTTATGATCGTTTGCAGAGAGCACACACTTGGGTGTAGAAAATACAGTTACAAATCATAAAGCAGaaaacctcaatttcctcatttctaaaaagGGGATAATATAACTACTTACCTTAGAgggttgctgtgaagattaaGTGAATCAATACATATGTAAAGTGCTTTAGAactgtgcctggcatatagtaagtactcaatagtattggtgatttcttttcttttccctttttcttttcttttcttcttttaatttggaGAGAGCACTGAGTTTGGAGCCAGAAAAGCAGGGCTCTGCTCCCAGCTTCATTACCTACTCGTTGCTCTATCTCGGGCAAGGCCTTGGGCCCTCTGACTCTCACTggttcatctgtaaaatgggctccTCATCCTCCCCCAGGGTGGGAGTGGACCCAGCTCAGTCACCCCTTCGCGGCTGCAGGCGGTGAGCGGCAGGGGGTGCCTGATGCTCCCCATCTTCTCCTTGCCCACAGCGGAGGCGGGACGTGGTCACCGAGACCAAGACGGTTGAGCTGGTGATTGTGGCTGACCATTCGGAGGTGAGCCTGCCGCCCCTGCATGTCCTCGCCTGCCCGCCCTGCTGCCTTTCACGGTGACCTCTCTCGTCTCCAGGTGCAGAGGTACCCGGACTCCCAGCGCCTGCTGAACCGCACGCTGGAAGTGGCCGTCCTTCTGGACACGGTGAGTCCAAGACTGGGCAGCATGCCCGTGGCCCCGGCCAAGGGACCCCTCCGCTGAGCCCCAGCTCTTTTTCAGTTGTTCCGGCCCCTGAATGTACGTGTGGCACTAGTGGGCCTGGAGACCTGGACGCAGCACGACCAGGTGGAGATAAGTCCGGACCCAGGCATCACGCTAGACAACTTCCTCCGCTGGCGCCGAGCAGAGCTGCTGCCTCGGTTACCCCATGACAGTGCCCAGCTGGTGACGTAAGGCCCCCAGCTCAGCTGGTGGGAACTGGCTCTGCCTTGCTCTGGCTAATTGGGCACTCCTTCAAATCCCTCCCTCAGGCCCAAAGGCTCTGGCTACCTGGGTTTTGGCTCTGACCTTTGACCCCTTGTTCCCATAGTGCTACTTCATTCTCTGGGCCAGTGGTGGGCATGGCCATTCAGAACTCCATCTGCTCTCCAGACTTCTCAGGAGGTGTGAACATGGTGAGATATTTCCAGGTCTTCTCCCCATTCCCAACGGAGTTCATCCCAACTTGGGTGCCATTCATTCACTGAAACCCAGCCCCAAAGCTGTAGGTATAGCATGTGGGGGTACATGGTGGTATCTACTGTCAGGGAACCCCCTCACTTGTGGCCAGATCATCACAGTGTGCACAGCCTTCACCTATGCGGGCTCCCTCTTTCTTGGGGCAGGGAACAGGGAGCAGGTGAGGCCCAAAAAACAGGGGTGGTCTCCCAGGGCCACACAGGAGGGAGGGAAAGCCTGGCACCCAGGCCTGGGCTCTCCTCCTTCTGTGGAAGCAATTAAGGTAGCAGGCAGTGCCCACTGTGTGCCTAAGACGTCAGAGAACAGGGGCAAtcggatgggatgggatgggcaTGTGGTGGAGGCAGGCTGGGGCTGGACCTGGGTATCTCCTCCCCAATGGCAGGACCACACCACGAGCATTCTGGGAGTTGCCTCCTCGATAGCCCATGAGTTGGGCCACAGCCTTGGCCTGGACCACGACCCACCTGGGAGCAGGTGTCCTTGTCCGGGCCCAGCTCCAGTCAAGAGCTGCATCATGGAGGCCTCCACAGAGTGAGTAACCCCAGGATGGAAGACGGGGAGGGGGCACGGGGAACGCCTTCGCTCCAACTTTCCTTGCCACCCTCCCCAGCTTCCTGCCAGGCCTGAACTTCAGCAACTGCAGCCGCCAGGCCCTGGAGAAAGCCCTCCTGGATGGGATGGGCAGCTGTCTCTTTGAACGGCTGCCCGGCCTGTCCCCCAAGGCCACTTTCTGCGGAAATATGTTTGTGGAGCCGGGCGAGCAGTGTGACTGTGGCTTCCCGGATGTGAGCCCCTCTCCGTGGCTCATTAgccctcctcccagcctcccGAGCCCCTCTCCGGTTCCTGGAGGGAACTCCCACCCCTCTCCCGACCTCCCTGTCTGCAGGGACCACACCTGGATTGTTGGGTTCCAGCTCTCACTTGCCGGGTGGTTTGGGGTTCCCCTTCTGGGTTCATTCATCTGGGAGGGTCAGGAGGTAGGCTCTCGGACCAGCTGGCACTGAGGCTCTGCTCCTGTGCCCTTGCCCATAGGACTGCAGTGATCCCTGCTGTGACTCTTCCACCTGCCAGCTGAGGCCGGGGGCTCAGTGTGCATCCGACGGACTCTGTTGCCAAAATTGCCAGGTAGGCACAGACTGGCCTGGCCACCCAGAGCTCGCCTGCCAGGGACTAGTGTGGGGAAGGGTCATTCTGACCCCCAGGGCCTGGTGGACTTTCCTAGCACCCCCACTGATGCTCACTCACCCTCCACAGCTGCGCCCAGCTGGCTGGCAGTGCCGCCCTACCAGAGGCGACTGTGACTTGCCCGAGTTCTGCCCAGGAGACAGTGCCCTGTGCCCCCCTGACGTCAGCCTGGGGGACGGTGAGCCCTGTGCTGGAGGACAGGCCGTGTGCATGCAGGGCCGTTGTGCCTCTTATACTCAGCAGTGCCAGGCACTCTGGGGACCCGGGGCCCAGCCCATTGCACCCCTTTGCCTCCATACTGCCAACACTCGGGGGAACGCCTTTGGGAGCTGTGGGCGTAGCCCCAGTGGCAGCTATGTGCCCTGCACCCCTAGGTGAGTGAGGAAACCTGGCTCTTCCTCTGAGTCTGTGGGAGCCGTGGCCCTGCTACCACTGACCCTGCGTCCCTCTCTCAGAGATGCCATTTGCGGGCAGCTCCAGTGCCAAGGCGGAAGGGCCCAGCCTCTGCTGGGCTTAGCCCAGGATCGGCTCTGGGAGATGCTGGAAGCCAACGGGACCCGGCTGAATTGCAGCTGGGTGCACCTGGACCTGGGCAACGACGTGGCCCAGCCCCTCCTGGCTCTGCCTGGCACAGCCTGTGGTCCTGGCCTGGTGAGCAGCTTGGGTGGACAAGGCTGGGTGGAGAGACATCTGGACCAAGGCAAGCAGTGCCCAGGCTTCACTAGTCACCAGAGCAAAGGGCACAAAATCTGAGCTGCTCACTTCCAGTTGAGCAAACCCTTGTCAtccactgagcctcagtttccccatctgtaaaagtTGGGGTGTGGCCTCGGACTTGTAGGTCTCCCAGTCCCAGAAAACTTTctgagatgtgatctttgctCTTCTCTCCCCATTGGACAGGTGTGCATTGACCATCGATGCCAGCCTGTGGGTCTCTTGGGTGCACAAGAATGTCGAAGCCAGTGCCATGGGCATGGAGTAAGCTggcgtggggggcggggagagacaGAAAGGGGACAGGGATCCTCTAGGAAGGATGCCGGGCTTTGGAAACAGACATacatgggttcaaatccctgctttactacttcctagctgtgtggcTTGAAACAAGTTATTAACATAGCCTGcgctcagtttccttatctgtcaaaTGGGCACAAGAATATTGCCCACGTCATGAGTATACAGATGAGCCTGAAAGCTACCATAGCACCTAGCAAAAGATCAAATGTTAATTTGATCTCATTTCCTGTGGCATAGCTTAGGAATCCCTCCCTCCAGGGCTCTAGCTCTCTCTGCCCCATCATCCCTGCACACCTTCCAGTGTGGAAATCTGAGATTTGACAAAACCGAGGACAAGAAACATGGCCCCTCACTGCTCATCCTGTACCTCCTAGGTCTGTGACAGCAATAGGCACTGCCACTGTGAGGAGGGCTGGGCACCCCCTGACTGTACCACCCAGATGAGAGGTAGCATGGGGGaagtggggagggcagggcctgctGGGAGGGCGAAGTGGCTCATCTCTGACCGTTCCCCCTGGGCCCTCTTTTTCTGACCCTTCACCTCTCCACAATCCCTTCCCTCTTACTTGCCCCCGCTCCTTCCTGGGGAGAGAGGTCGTAACCTGTCCACCTTCAAACCCGGCTTCACCCCGCAGCCACCAGCTCCCTGAACACAGGGCTGCTCCTCAGCCTCCTGCTCTTGCTGGTCCTGGTGCTGCTTGGTGCCAGCTATTGGCACCGCGCCCGCCTGCGCCAGCGGCTCTGCCAGCTCAAGGGGCCCAGCTGCCAGAACAGGTACCAGCGATGCCTCTCGGCCCCCAGTTCCCTCAGTGGGGACACCAGCTCTGGAGCAATGCCCCCACTCCCTCTGCAGCCCCATGACCTGGTTCTGAGCAGCAAGCCCCTTGGACCTTGAACTTGCTGCCTGCCACACTCCACACACTTCCCTTCCCCACCTGTGCCCCATGACTCTGCACCTCACACAGGCACCCCTTAGGGCCGCTGGCATGCTAGGGCTGTTTCTCCCCAGGAGACCCTGTGCCAGTGGTGCTGGGTAAGCAGGGCCCTCCTTCAAGCTGATctgcttcctctccccacccctggctTAGCTAACCCCACACAAGCTCCTCTCCAAGGGGCTGCAGTGGGTTAACCCTGCTCAAGGGTGGCAGATGGGTGGAGAAAAGGGTCTGATGCTGGGCCCTCTTCCTCCTTGCCTTTCTCCATGCTCAGAGCAGCCCATTCTGGTCCCCCTGAGCGCCCAGGACCCCCCCAGAGGGCCCTGCTGCTGCCAGTCACCAAGGTGAGTCCTGGACGCCTGACACCCAGCCTGGGCcctggtggtgggggagggggcaggagcatTGAAGGCTCTAGACTCAGAGAAAGGCCAGCACTGCCCAAGAGTCAACCAGAGGAGTCAGGGCCGGCCCCagctctccccaccctccctggCTGCAGGCAGAGGAGCGGAGTCCAGCCTGGCGCGGGGGAGGGTCAGTCACCTAGAGGAGGGCCTGCTGAGCTCTTGCAGCTGCCCGAGCTGGTGGCTTTGAGAGGTGGGTCTGTGCGTGCTCCCAGCAGCAGCCCCCCGGGGAGGGGGGTGTGCTCCGAAAGGCCTCCAGTGTGCCAGGACCTGATGAGGCCCAGGTCACCGTGTGTAGAAGGGCTGGTGAGTGTCCCTGGCCCGAGCCCTCTGGACCTGATGGCGAGTGTGTGTGGACGTGGTCTGCATGCCCACTCCACCACTTGTCACCCCTCTGCATGCAACTAAATGACTGCATGCACAGCCCCCGCTGCCCCTGGGGCCCTGGCTGCCCGCCCTGGCACTCACTCTTCTCTGCCCACATCTGTCTCTGCTCCCTCTTCCCCCCCTACTCTGTCTGCTCCTCCCGCTCTCTCAGCAGACTAGTGCTCTCGGCTTCCCGGCCCCCCCTTCTAGGCCGCTGCCGCCTGACCCTGTGCCCAAGAGACTCCAGGTAAATCTGGGCTGCTCCCCGCCTTGGCCCAGGGCAGGTGGGAGGCTTGATGCCCAGTGGCAGTTCTcacccctgctccctgccagTGATGCTCTTCATTAGGTGACCAGGGTGCCCCTCAGCCTTCAGACACTCTGAGCCCCAGAAGCAGCAAAGGGTGAGCCTCCTGCCTTGGTTTCTACCACCATCTGGTGGTCAGTGGCAGGACTGCAGTTGGCCAGGGACTCCACGGtgaccccctccctcccctcctgagGCACCCGCTGGCatgccccccagccccctgcgCATGTCCCCGCTCTCTCCTGGGCCCTGGCTGACTTGGCATGTAGACCCGAACCTCGGGGGAACTTCTGCATGCCCACTGCTCCTGGCTGCACTCACGGCCACTGCTCCTCTCTCTGTTCAGGCTGCACTGGCTGACCGACCCAGCCCCCCCACCCGCCCTCTGCCCGCTGACCCAGTGGTGAGGCGCCCGAAGGTAACAGTGGGGGGAGAGAAGGACATtgtccctccctccacccaccaCTCAGGGCTGTGGTGCTGGGAGCGGCGGTGGTGGTGGCCGTAGCAAGATGCCCCCTCTGTGCCCGAGGGCACAGACCCCAGTGGCGCCTTTAACGGTGACAGGTTTGTTTGGAGACAAGGGTGACCTCTGGTGCTGCCCCCAAGCTGGTGTTCCCCGGCACCAGTGCATCGGGGGTGGGCAACTTGACACCCCCTCCCAAGCCATCCTCCTACCTTTTCTCTCTGTCCCAGGGGCCTGCCAAGCCCCCACCCCCGAGAAAGCCATTGCCTTCCGACCCCCAGGACAGACGTCCATCGAGTGACCGTGCTGACCCAGCAGCTGGAATTCTGCCCCTGGTCGTACCCTCCAGGTGGGTGAGGAGGGGTGCTGAAGCTGGCCAGGCTGACCCCATGGTCTGGGGAAAGGGGACTGTTTTAGTTGGCCACAGGTTGCCAATACAacatactagaaatgggttggcttttataaagggaatttattaggttaaaagcttatagttctgaggctgtgaaagtgtccaaaccaaggcatcatcagagatgctgtctccccaagttgcagctgtgggccgTCAGCACATGGTGCCTCATCTGAAGATGCTCTCTCCttccgagctcagctgtgggggATCGGGCACAtggctctcccctctcctccaggcctcctcTCAAGGGCCTCTTTCGTGCCTCTGTGCTCGGATGATTCCAGCCTGCGACCtccctctctcagcttctaggtcaggggttcttaaccgggggtctgtgagcttgaatggaaattcaaagaaacattcttgtggggacgtgttggtgcaggtgtgatgtatttattaaataatacacagtatagtgtgaacttagtacagggtcagtggttttcaccggactggcaaaggggtttgtggGACAAAAGAAGTTAAGAACCTCTGTTTTAGGGGgtttctcttagtttctgtgacTACACGTGGTCCTGGGGTCCCTTCCCACAAGCGAGGGTAAAATGGAggctctcccctctctcctcttccctctcccctctcctcccttaaTAATGGACTCCAGtcaaaggattaagatccaccctgggtctcaCAATCCAGCCGGAAGGCCCCATCTCCAAAGGGTTTGCAGGCACAGGAATGGGCTGGCTTTAAGAACAGGACTTTCTGGGGTCTACAAAGACTCAGCCAGCCCAGGAACGCCTGACCACCTCTGTGTTCTCGGCTTTCCTCACCCCAGGCCTGCGCCGCCGCCCCCAGGAGTGTCTTCGCTCTACCTCTGACCTCTCCTGAGGGTCCACCGGACTTAGGACGACTTCAAGTGGCGACCCGCTCCCTGGAGTATCCCCTGAGGACTGACGGAGTAGGAGCCGGGATGCGGGGAGCAGGCGTCTTTAAGACACCTGGCACTGCTGCGTGCTGCCCAGCTGCACCCTGGGGACCCACCCACGCGGTTGCAGTCGGGGATCGGGGAGAGGCTAGAGGCTGACGGGACCGAGGGAGTTAAACACCGCCTGTCtcggccgggccgggccgggctgcaATAAAGGAGAGCTCTTGGGAAGCGCGTCTGGGAGCCTGTCTGCTCCGGGAAGGCTGGGCCGCCCCTGCTGCGGTTCCAGGTCTGGCCGCCAGGAGACGCTGCCGCCTGAGACCAACGCGGGCCGGGAAGGGCTGGAGTCCCCGGCTGGGTCAGCGCGTGTCCGGGGAAATGCTCGCGGCTGGTTTCTGCCTGGTGGCGAAGGCTTGCTGCGCCCCCCCAGACCAGAGGGAGGTGTACGCCCCTCGCCACACCCCGTCCTCGCCCCCAACGCTGCGCAGCCCCCCGGGAGTGGCTGTCGACAAACCGGCAAGGCCGTAGGGCTCGCGGGCCCCACTCTGACCACCGACTGGGAGAGGTGGGTCCGGCCGGCGATCTCCGAGCCCGGAGCCGGGGCGGAGCGGGGCGGCGGCTCGCACGGTCCCAGGCCGCACAcctgcctcctccccctcccccacccgaggGCTCGGGAACAAAGGTGCTTTGTACAGGCCGCAACCGCCTCTTTACCTGGTCTTCAGAGCTGCCCGCAACGAAGGTGTGGGAGGAGCAGGCCAGGGTTAAGCGCAAGGTGGCCACCGGGCGCGCCACTAAGGCTttacaggggaggaggggagtgtCCCTGGAGGCGCTTTGTCTCTTCCCGTCGTGCTGTCCCCAGTCCGGCAGATGTGCCAAGGGACAGTCAGCCAAGGGAGTTGGATGGGCTTCACGGATCCTGACCCGTGCCGCCCTTTCCCCTGGGTGGGCAAAGGGAGTGCACGTCTATTTAATAGCTCCCAAACTTCTAATAATGCGTTCCACCCTGTACCAGTCCCGACACGAAAGACACGACCtccctttcaaaataaaaaaataaactcccATATAGTGGGCCACatcctcctccccgcccctcgCGGCCAGTGTCTGTGGAGGACCGGGCGAGGAGCGGCTCGGCGGCGCGCGCGCCGGCGCGTAGCGGGTTAACCCCAAGTTGGCGCTGGGCGGGGGGGCGGAGACGCGCTCCCACTGGTGGAAAGTTATCCGGGGGCGTGGCCGGGGCACCTCCGCCGCCCGCCCGCCTCCAACACGCCCCCCCACCTCCACTTCGTACCTTTCTCGCTCGGACTGCGAAGCGGGCCGGGACCAGCCCGGCTAGACCGGGCCGGAGCCGGGGGCGATGCggctgctgcccctgctgccGACTGTCCTCTGGGCCGCGCTCCTCGGCCCCCCGCCGCGGGGAGCCGCTGGCCTCCGCCACGCCGTCTACTGGAACTCCAGCAACCCCAGGTAGCCGGGCCGAACCGGGCGAGCCCGGCGGCCGGGCCTGCGCGCGCCCGGGCCTGAGCGCGCCCGCCACCCGCGCTGTGCGCGCTGCCGCCCGCGCCCGGCCGCGCGCCGGGGCTCCTTTGTTTGAgccggcggggaggggggaggggcgaGGCGCGCCCCGGGGTTCCCCCCCTCCCGCATGTCCGGGGGGGGCGGGGGTACCCAGCCCGGTGGGCGGGCGGCGGGGGTCTcggagctgggagctgggggtCCCGGCCCGCGCTCCGGCCCCGCCCCCCTGGCTTCTCCCCCCGCGGGCGGGAGGGGGGTCGGTCC includes the following:
- the ADAM15 gene encoding disintegrin and metalloproteinase domain-containing protein 15 isoform X14, with protein sequence MRLALLWALGLLGAGSPLPSRLPNKGGTEEQQVRPERALGRPWEPQVLQDNLTVSLAEVLQTSLPEALRIKLELDGESHILELLQNRELIPGRPTLVWYQPDGTRVVSEGHTLENCCYQGRVQGHTDSWVSVCTCSGLRGLVVLSPERSYALELEPGDPQGPPIISRIQDLLLPGYTCALRRRASLPTRALPEVPVGQRHIRRRRRDVVTETKTVELVIVADHSEVQRYPDSQRLLNRTLEVAVLLDTLFRPLNVRVALVGLETWTQHDQVEISPDPGITLDNFLRWRRAELLPRLPHDSAQLVTATSFSGPVVGMAIQNSICSPDFSGGVNMDHTTSILGVASSIAHELGHSLGLDHDPPGSRCPCPGPAPVKSCIMEASTDFLPGLNFSNCSRQALEKALLDGMGSCLFERLPGLSPKATFCGNMFVEPGEQCDCGFPDDCSDPCCDSSTCQLRPGAQCASDGLCCQNCQLRPAGWQCRPTRGDCDLPEFCPGDSALCPPDVSLGDGEPCAGGQAVCMQGRCASYTQQCQALWGPGAQPIAPLCLHTANTRGNAFGSCGRSPSGSYVPCTPRDAICGQLQCQGGRAQPLLGLAQDRLWEMLEANGTRLNCSWVHLDLGNDVAQPLLALPGTACGPGLVCIDHRCQPVGLLGAQECRSQCHGHGVCDSNRHCHCEEGWAPPDCTTQMRATSSLNTGLLLSLLLLLVLVLLGASYWHRARLRQRLCQLKGPSCQNRAAHSGPPERPGPPQRALLLPVTKAEERSPAWRGGGSVT
- the ADAM15 gene encoding disintegrin and metalloproteinase domain-containing protein 15 isoform X12; translated protein: MRLALLWALGLLGAGSPLPSRLPNKGGTEEQQVRPERALGRPWEPQVLQDNLTVSLAEVLQTSLPEALRIKLELDGESHILELLQNRELIPGRPTLVWYQPDGTRVVSEGHTLENCCYQGRVQGHTDSWVSVCTCSGLRGLVVLSPERSYALELEPGDPQGPPIISRIQDLLLPGYTCALRRRASLPTRALPEVPVGQRHIRRRRRDVVTETKTVELVIVADHSEVQRYPDSQRLLNRTLEVAVLLDTLFRPLNVRVALVGLETWTQHDQVEISPDPGITLDNFLRWRRAELLPRLPHDSAQLVTATSFSGPVVGMAIQNSICSPDFSGGVNMDHTTSILGVASSIAHELGHSLGLDHDPPGSRCPCPGPAPVKSCIMEASTDFLPGLNFSNCSRQALEKALLDGMGSCLFERLPGLSPKATFCGNMFVEPGEQCDCGFPDDCSDPCCDSSTCQLRPGAQCASDGLCCQNCQLRPAGWQCRPTRGDCDLPEFCPGDSALCPPDVSLGDGEPCAGGQAVCMQGRCASYTQQCQALWGPGAQPIAPLCLHTANTRGNAFGSCGRSPSGSYVPCTPRDAICGQLQCQGGRAQPLLGLAQDRLWEMLEANGTRLNCSWVHLDLGNDVAQPLLALPGTACGPGLVCIDHRCQPVGLLGAQECRSQCHGHGVCDSNRHCHCEEGWAPPDCTTQMRATSSLNTGLLLSLLLLLVLVLLGASYWHRARLRQRLCQLKGPSCQNRAAHSGPPERPGPPQRALLLPVTKDRRPSSDRADPAAGILPLVVPSRPAPPPPGVSSLYL
- the ADAM15 gene encoding disintegrin and metalloproteinase domain-containing protein 15 isoform X13, with product MRLALLWALGLLGAGSPLPSRLPNKGGTEEQQVRPERALGRPWEPQVLQDNLTVSLAEVLQTSLPEALRIKLELDGESHILELLQNRELIPGRPTLVWYQPDGTRVVSEGHTLENCCYQGRVQGHTDSWVSVCTCSGLRGLVVLSPERSYALELEPGDPQGPPIISRIQDLLLPGYTCALRRRASLPTRALPEVPVGQRHIRRRRRDVVTETKTVELVIVADHSEVQRYPDSQRLLNRTLEVAVLLDTLFRPLNVRVALVGLETWTQHDQVEISPDPGITLDNFLRWRRAELLPRLPHDSAQLVTATSFSGPVVGMAIQNSICSPDFSGGVNMDHTTSILGVASSIAHELGHSLGLDHDPPGSRCPCPGPAPVKSCIMEASTDFLPGLNFSNCSRQALEKALLDGMGSCLFERLPGLSPKATFCGNMFVEPGEQCDCGFPDDCSDPCCDSSTCQLRPGAQCASDGLCCQNCQLRPAGWQCRPTRGDCDLPEFCPGDSALCPPDVSLGDGEPCAGGQAVCMQGRCASYTQQCQALWGPGAQPIAPLCLHTANTRGNAFGSCGRSPSGSYVPCTPRDAICGQLQCQGGRAQPLLGLAQDRLWEMLEANGTRLNCSWVHLDLGNDVAQPLLALPGTACGPGLVCIDHRCQPVGLLGAQECRSQCHGHGVCDSNRHCHCEEGWAPPDCTTQMRATSSLNTGLLLSLLLLLVLVLLGASYWHRARLRQRLCQLKGPSCQNRAAHSGPPERPGPPQRALLLPVTKQTSALGFPAPPSRPLPPDPVPKRLQ